A segment of the Streptomyces sp. NBC_00376 genome:
GACGATGACTTTCGGCCTGCTGCAACCGCCGACCGGGGACTGCGCGTCTATGCGGTCACCTCTGGCGCGGCGGGGGGAACGATTCGGGGCAGTCGGGGTGTTCGGGGAAGTGCAGGTACGTATGAGGGCATGTCGCACGGCGGTGAACGTGGTGCCGCGCGCGTACAACCCTGATGGGGGGAAACGTGTCCAACTGGCGTGGCAGAGGTTCTCGAAATCACAGTGGTGGGCCCCTTGCGCGGCGCTTCGGTTCGCCCGCTCCGACGGCCCCGCGCGCCCGGCGGTATGCCGGTGATCGCGCCCATGCCCGCTGCGCGTTCCGCACGGCTGCCCGCGCAGCGCGAGGGCGCTGAGGAGAGCGTGGCTGCCGGAACCACGGTCGACCATCTCACCGAGACCTACCGCGCCCACTACCGATCGCTGCTCGGCCTCGCGGCCCTGCTCCTGGACGACACGGCCTCGTGCGAGGACGTGGTGCAGGAGGCGTTCATCCGGGTGCACTCGGCGCGCAACCGCGTACGGGACCCGGAGAAGACGCTCGCGTATCTGCGCCAGACCGTCGTCAACCTCTCGCGTTCCGCGCTGCGCCGCCGCATCCTCGGGCTGAAGCTGCTCTCCAAGCCCATGCCGGACATGGCGAGCGCGGAGGAGGGCGCGTACGACCAGCTGGAGCGGGACGCGCTGATCAAGGCGATGCGGGGGCTGCAACGGCGCCAGCGGGAAGTGCTGGTGCTGCGTTACTTCGCGGACATGACGGAGGTTCAGGTGGCCGAGACGCTCGGGATATCCCTGGGCTCGGTCAAGGCCTACGGATCCCGCGGGATCGCGGCGCTGCGCGTCGTGATGGAGGCGCAGAAGTGAGCCGGCGCGATTACGAGAACGGCCCCGAAGGCGAGAACGGCCCCGAAGGCGCGAGCGGCCCCGCAGATGCGAGCGGCTCCGAACGGGAGCATCGGCGTGAGCGTCGGAATGACCGGACTGGAAACGGAATTGTGAACCACGACCCTGGAACGGCTGGGGCGGCTGAGGCGGCTGGAGCTGACGGGGCGGCGGAGGCCGCTGAGACCACCAGGACCGCCGAGACTGCCGAGGCTGCGGAGACCGCTGAGCTCGGCAGTCTGAGCAGCCTCTTCGGCTCGGGGCTCGGCTCGGGACTCGGCCCGGACAGCGGCCCGGGTGCCGGTCCGGACGTCGGTGACGGTTGGGATCTCGACGAGGTCGCACTGCGTCGCATGCTGCACGGGGCCGTCCGGAACATCGAGCCCAGCGACGGCACGCTCGACCATCTGCAACGCGCGGTTCCCGTCCGGCGCGCCAAGCGACGCCAGGCCGTAGTCGGACTGGCGGCCGCGGCGCTGCTCATCGGCACCGCGGTACCCGCCTTCGTCCATGTCGCGAACTCCGACGGTTCGAACGCCGCCAACCCCGCGATAGCCGGGCACGGCGAGCAGGCGCAGGGCGGCAACGGCGCCGACGTCGACTCGCAGTCCGGCGGCGAGGCCGGCAGCGGCAACACCGACGGGCAGGCCGACGGTGGTCCGGGCCGGCCCAGCAGCACGAGCAGCCCCTCCGACAGCCGCGGCCAGGGCGCCGACGGCCACCTGTCGGGCGGGGTCGCCGATCCGTCCGGCTCGCAGATGGCGGCGATGCCGGCGTGCAACCCGGAACAGCTCGGTGTCGCCTCGGCCGAGACCGGTGCGGCCGGTGCGGACGGAACGGTCTACGGCACCTTCCGGATCGCCAATGTCTCCGGCACGGAATGCTCGGTGAGCAGCGGCGGCAGCGTGGGGTTCCAGGCGATGGGCGCGGCCGATCCGGCGAGGATCGCGGTCGTCCAGCACACCGCGGGTGACGCGGCGGCCGGACTGCCCGACCCTTCGCAGGAGCAGGGGACGGTGCTGCTGAAGCCGTCCATGGCGTACGAGGTGAAGTTCGCCTGGGTGCCGAGGGACACCTGCCCGACCGTCGGAGGCTCGCCGAGCCCGACGCCGACCGACGACGCGGGCGGTGCGAGCGGCGCGGCGGCCGCCGGAGCCGGTACGGGAAGCGCGGACGGGACGTCGGGGACGGAGACGCAGTTCGGCAGCGAGGACGGCGGCGGGACGCAGGACGGCAGCGTCGCGGTGATGCACACGCCGGAGCCCGGGGCGCCGGTCGCCGAGACGAAGATCGCCAACGCCTGCTCGGGCACGATCTACCGGACCGGGGTGCTCGCTCCCGCGATGTGACGCGGTATGGCCCATGACGTAGACGTTTACGACGAGGGGCCCGCCGGATCGACGATCGATCCGGCGGGCCCCTCGTCGTACGTGCCTGCGTCTGTGCCTGCGTGTGCCTCAGGCCGTTCCGGAGCCCACAGCGTCCTTGCTCCTGCCCTTGCCGGACTCGGCTTCCGTTTCCGTTTCCTCTTCCTCGACGAGGCCCAGTTGCAGATCGCGCGCGGCTTCGGCCTCGCGGCGGACCAGCCGGAACCACATGAAGAGCACGAACCCGGCGAAGACGAACCACTCGCCGGTGTAGCCGAGATTCTGGAACGCCTTCAGGTCGAGCCCGGTGCCCTGCGCCGCGGCGGCGGGCACGGGACGCAGCGCGCCAGCCGCCTTGTCCCCGGAGCCGGAGCCGGTGCCGGAGTCGGCGCCCGTGTCCTGGAGCGTCACCCATGCGTCGTAGACGTCGTACGGGACGAGGTTGATCAGCGACGCCGCGCTGATCATGCCCAGCTGGCCGTCGGGAAGCCCGCCCGCCGTGTCGACACCCGCGGTGCCGGCGTTCTCGGACGCCTGGAGGTCGCCGGTCACCGTGACCTCGCCGGTCGGTGCGGCGGGCACGGCGGTGCTGCCGGGCTCGCCGGGCAGCCAGCCGCGCACCACGGGCAGCGCCTTGCCGCTGTCCGTACGGAGCATGTTCAGGACGTAGAAGCCGCTCTTGTCGTCCAACTTCCGTCCGGGCACCAGGAACTGGTCGGCGTACCGGCCGGTGGCGGTGGCGGGGCGGCCGGAGGTCACCGTGTCGACGGGCAGGAGCTCGTCGATCGGCTTGGCGGGCCTCGTGCCGGGGGCCGGCTGCTTCTCGGCGGCGTCGTGCGTCTGCACGCGGTCCTCGAAGCGGCCGAGCTGCCAGGTGCCCATGAACACGCAGAACGGGATGGCCAGCACGACGAAGAGGTTGATCCCCCACCATCGCGGGGTCAGCAGGAACCGGTACACCCCTCCACCGTACGGTCCCCGCTCCGGTCGCCCGGAGCGGGGGGCCGACCGAGGGCCGGGCCTGTCCGCTACGAGCCGGACGGGTCCGTCCCCGCGGCCAGGTGGCGCCGGGCGAAGTCCAGCTCCAGGCGGACCTGCTTGATCCGCTCCTCCACGACGAGCGAGCCGTGGCCCGCGTCGTACCGGTACACCTCGTGCACCGCGTCCCGGTCCTTCAGCCGCTCGACGTAGTTCTCGACCTGGCGGATCGGGCAGCGCGGGTCGTTGACGCCCGCCGAGATGTAGACCGGCGCCCGGACCGCGTCGACGTACGTCAGCGGGGACGACGCCTCGAAACGCTCCGGGACCTCCTCCGGCGTACCGCCCAGCAGCGTGCGGTCCATCGCCTTCAGGTTCTCCATCTCGTCGTGGTACGCCGTGACGTAGTCGGCGACCGGGACCGCCGCCAGGCCGAGGGCCCAGTCGTCCGGCTGCGTGCCGAGGCCGAGCAGGGTCAGATAGCCGCCCCAGGAGCCCCCGGCCAGGACCAGCTTCTCCGGATCCGCGAGGCCGGACTTGACCGCCCACTCCCGTACCGCGGCGATGTCCTCCAGCTCGATCAGGCCGACCCGGTGCTTGAGCGCGTCCGTCCAGGCGCGGCCGTATCCGGTGGAACCGCGGTAGTTGACCCGGACGACCGCGTAGCCGTGGTCCACCCAGGCGGCGGGGCCGGAGGCGAAGGCGTCGCTGTCGTGCCAGGTCGGGCCGCCGTGGATCTCGAAGACGGTGGGGAACGGCCCCTGAGCCGCGGCGGCGGGCCGCTGGACGAGAGCGTGGACGCGGCCCCCGGGCCCGTCCACCCACACGTCCTCCACCGGAACGGAAGCCGGGGCCTTCGCGCCGGGCGGGTCGAGCACCACCGCACCCGACGTGGACCGGACGACGGGCGGCTGCTCGGCCGAGGACCACAGGTACTCCACCGTGCCGTCCGGCCGGGCCGTGGCACCTGACACCGAACCCGCAGGCGTCTCCACCCGGACGAGCGCGCCGCCCGCCTCCGGCTCGTACCGCCACAGCTCGCTGCGGGCCTCGAATTCGTGCACGACCAGCAGCGCGGAGGCGTCCGGATACCACTCGGCGACCACATCGCCGGGCAGATCGATCGCGAGCTCCGTCTCCACGCCGGTCGTCGGGTCCCAGATCATCGGCTCCCAGCGGCCCCGCCGCTGGTGCCCGACCAGAAGCCTCGGGTCCCCGGCGACGGGGGCGAAGCCCAGCACGGACAGGCCCAGCTCCTTCGTGCCGCCCTCGGTGTCGTCCAGCTCGGCGACCGTCGTCCCGTCCGGGCGCACCACGCGCAGCGCGGAGTGCATCGCATCGCCGTGCTCGGTGTGCTCCAGGGCGATCAGCGTCCCGTCATGACTGAGGTCGCCGACGCCCGCCGACTCGCGGTGCCGGTAGATCTCCACGGGAGCCGCGCCGGGCCGCACGACGTGGACCGTCGTCCCTTCCTCGTCGGTCGAGCGGCCGGCCACCGCCGTGCCGTCCCGCCCGATCGCGAGCCCGGCCGGGTACGAAGGGGCGAGACCGGGCATCGCCGGCTCGTCACCCGGCTGCCCGTCCTCGCCGCCGTGGAACGGCTGGTGCATCCACACCCCGAACTCGTCGCCATCGGTGTCGTCGAACCACCAGACCGACTCCCCGCCGGGCGTCAGCAACCCGTCCGTCGTGCCGTTCGGCCGGTCGGTCACCTGGCGCTGCGCGCCGGTGGCGCGGTCCCACGCGTACAGCTCGTACGTCCCCGTGGCGTTGGAGACGAACAGCGCACGGTCGGGTGCGTCCTCCGCCCAGTCGGGCAACGACACCCGGGGCGCCCGGAAGCGCTGCTCCCACTTCGGTGCGGAAGCGGCCGCCGCAGCAGTGGGGCCCGGAGCGGAAGGGGCCGTCGTCGAGCCAGTGATCTCAGTCATGCCCCCCATTCTGCGTCGGAACACCGACAATTCGTTCGCGTCGTCCTCAGCCTGTGGATAACCTCCCGGCATGCATGCACCGACCCCTGAAGACTGGCGCGAGGCGAACCGCGCCCTCTGGGACGAGCGCGTCCCCATCCACGTCACGAGCGACTACTACGATCTCGAATCGTTCCGCGCGGGGAAGGACGCCCTGCGCGACTTCGAACTCGCCGAGGTCGGAGACGTCAAGGGCAGGACCCTGCTGCATCTTCAGTGCCACATAGGCGTCGACACCCTCTCCTGGGCCCGGCACGGCGCCGCACAGGTCGTCGGCCTGGACTTCTCCGAGCCGGCCGTCGAGACCGCGCGCGTCCTGGCCCGCGAGCTCGGGTTCGGCCAGGACCGGGCGGCGTTCGTCGCGGCCGACGTCCACGACGCCGCGGAGGCCGTCCCCGACTCGTCGTACGACATCGTCTACACCGGCATCGGCGCGCTGAACTGGCTGCCC
Coding sequences within it:
- a CDS encoding SigE family RNA polymerase sigma factor; protein product: MPVIAPMPAARSARLPAQREGAEESVAAGTTVDHLTETYRAHYRSLLGLAALLLDDTASCEDVVQEAFIRVHSARNRVRDPEKTLAYLRQTVVNLSRSALRRRILGLKLLSKPMPDMASAEEGAYDQLERDALIKAMRGLQRRQREVLVLRYFADMTEVQVAETLGISLGSVKAYGSRGIAALRVVMEAQK
- a CDS encoding SURF1 family protein yields the protein MYRFLLTPRWWGINLFVVLAIPFCVFMGTWQLGRFEDRVQTHDAAEKQPAPGTRPAKPIDELLPVDTVTSGRPATATGRYADQFLVPGRKLDDKSGFYVLNMLRTDSGKALPVVRGWLPGEPGSTAVPAAPTGEVTVTGDLQASENAGTAGVDTAGGLPDGQLGMISAASLINLVPYDVYDAWVTLQDTGADSGTGSGSGDKAAGALRPVPAAAAQGTGLDLKAFQNLGYTGEWFVFAGFVLFMWFRLVRREAEAARDLQLGLVEEEETETEAESGKGRSKDAVGSGTA
- a CDS encoding S9 family peptidase, giving the protein MTEITGSTTAPSAPGPTAAAAASAPKWEQRFRAPRVSLPDWAEDAPDRALFVSNATGTYELYAWDRATGAQRQVTDRPNGTTDGLLTPGGESVWWFDDTDGDEFGVWMHQPFHGGEDGQPGDEPAMPGLAPSYPAGLAIGRDGTAVAGRSTDEEGTTVHVVRPGAAPVEIYRHRESAGVGDLSHDGTLIALEHTEHGDAMHSALRVVRPDGTTVAELDDTEGGTKELGLSVLGFAPVAGDPRLLVGHQRRGRWEPMIWDPTTGVETELAIDLPGDVVAEWYPDASALLVVHEFEARSELWRYEPEAGGALVRVETPAGSVSGATARPDGTVEYLWSSAEQPPVVRSTSGAVVLDPPGAKAPASVPVEDVWVDGPGGRVHALVQRPAAAAQGPFPTVFEIHGGPTWHDSDAFASGPAAWVDHGYAVVRVNYRGSTGYGRAWTDALKHRVGLIELEDIAAVREWAVKSGLADPEKLVLAGGSWGGYLTLLGLGTQPDDWALGLAAVPVADYVTAYHDEMENLKAMDRTLLGGTPEEVPERFEASSPLTYVDAVRAPVYISAGVNDPRCPIRQVENYVERLKDRDAVHEVYRYDAGHGSLVVEERIKQVRLELDFARRHLAAGTDPSGS
- a CDS encoding class I SAM-dependent methyltransferase: MHAPTPEDWREANRALWDERVPIHVTSDYYDLESFRAGKDALRDFELAEVGDVKGRTLLHLQCHIGVDTLSWARHGAAQVVGLDFSEPAVETARVLARELGFGQDRAAFVAADVHDAAEAVPDSSYDIVYTGIGALNWLPDIRRWAETAASLVAPGGFLYLVEFHPMTDCLDDDTGTKVDHDYFSRDAWVDETPGTYADFDAPTVHNRSVEWQHPIGEVVSALAATGLRIEFLHEHDASLFARFPTLERQSDGYYRFPADRPRIPLMYSIKASRAADS